One genomic region from Pseudoduganella dura encodes:
- a CDS encoding glutamate synthase subunit beta — protein sequence MGKITGFMEFQRQDESYLAPESRLKNYKEFVLKLTDDQAKVQGARCMDCGIPFCNTGCPVNNIIPDWNDLVYRHHYRQALDVLHSTNNFPEFTGRICPAPCESACTLGINDDPVGIKSIEHKIIDEGWEHGWVKPQPADHKTGKKVAIIGSGPAGLAAAQQLARAGHDVTVFEKSDRAGGLLRYGIPDFKLEKFHIDRRVEQMEAEGVKFRMSTLVGKDFPANVNNWAKETIFPEDLEKEFDAVVIAGGAEQPRDLPVPGRELKGVHFAMDFLPQQNKINAGDKVKDQIKATGKHVVVIGGGDTGSDCVGTSNRHGAAAITQFELMPMPPEQENKPMVWPYWPTKLRTSSSHEEGCERDWAVATKRLEGKNGKVEKLIACRVEWKDGKMAEVPNSEFEMKADLVLLAMGFVSPVQQVLEAFGVEKDGRGNARAATEGSNAYVTSKPGVFAAGDIRRGQSLVVWAIREGRQCARAVDEYLMGHSVLPR from the coding sequence ATGGGAAAAATCACCGGTTTCATGGAATTCCAGCGCCAGGACGAAAGCTACCTGGCCCCGGAATCGCGCCTGAAGAACTACAAAGAGTTCGTGCTCAAGCTCACGGACGACCAGGCCAAGGTGCAGGGCGCACGCTGCATGGATTGCGGCATCCCGTTCTGCAATACGGGCTGCCCGGTCAACAACATCATCCCGGACTGGAACGACCTGGTGTACCGCCACCACTACCGCCAGGCGCTGGATGTGCTGCACTCGACCAACAACTTCCCGGAATTCACTGGCCGCATCTGCCCGGCGCCGTGCGAAAGCGCCTGCACGCTGGGCATCAACGACGATCCGGTGGGCATCAAGTCGATCGAGCACAAGATCATCGACGAAGGCTGGGAACACGGCTGGGTCAAGCCGCAGCCGGCCGATCACAAGACGGGCAAGAAAGTGGCGATCATCGGTTCCGGCCCCGCCGGCCTGGCGGCCGCCCAGCAGCTGGCGCGCGCCGGCCATGACGTGACCGTGTTCGAGAAATCGGACCGTGCCGGCGGCCTGCTGCGCTACGGCATTCCCGACTTCAAGCTGGAAAAGTTCCACATCGACCGCCGCGTCGAGCAGATGGAAGCGGAAGGCGTGAAGTTCCGCATGTCGACGCTGGTGGGCAAGGACTTCCCGGCCAACGTCAACAACTGGGCCAAGGAAACCATCTTCCCGGAAGACCTGGAGAAGGAATTCGACGCCGTCGTCATCGCTGGCGGCGCGGAACAGCCGCGCGACCTGCCGGTGCCGGGCCGCGAGCTCAAGGGCGTGCATTTCGCGATGGACTTCCTGCCGCAGCAGAACAAGATCAACGCCGGCGACAAGGTCAAGGACCAGATCAAGGCCACCGGCAAGCACGTGGTGGTGATCGGCGGCGGCGATACGGGCTCCGACTGCGTGGGCACGTCGAACCGCCACGGGGCCGCGGCCATCACGCAGTTCGAACTGATGCCGATGCCGCCGGAGCAGGAAAACAAGCCGATGGTGTGGCCGTACTGGCCGACCAAGCTGCGCACCTCGTCGTCGCACGAAGAGGGCTGCGAGCGTGACTGGGCGGTTGCCACCAAGCGCCTGGAAGGCAAGAACGGCAAGGTCGAGAAGCTGATCGCCTGCCGCGTGGAGTGGAAAGACGGCAAGATGGCCGAAGTGCCGAACTCGGAATTCGAAATGAAGGCCGACCTGGTGCTGCTGGCGATGGGCTTTGTGTCGCCGGTACAACAGGTGCTGGAAGCTTTTGGCGTGGAAAAAGACGGCCGGGGCAATGCCCGTGCCGCCACCGAAGGCAGCAATGCCTACGTCACCAGCAAGCCCGGCGTCTTCGCCGCGGGCGACATCCGCCGCGGCCAGTCGCTGGTCGTGTGGGCCATCCGCGAAGGCCGCCAGTGCGCCCGCGCGGTCGACGAGTACCTGATGGGCCACTCCGTCCTGCCACGCTGA